The genomic stretch GCTTGGGGTTGTCGGCGTCGAGCGCGGCCTTCGCGGCCGCCTCGCGGCGCTCGCTGTAGCGGTCGACGAGCATCTCCCGGATGTCTCGCGTCAGCAGCGTGAACTTGTAGAGCTCCTCCATCACGTCGACGACCCGGTCGCGGTAGGGCGAGTCCTTCATGCGCCCGTCGTCGTGGAACTCGTCGTAGGCCTTCGGGACCGAGGACTGGTTGGGGATGGTCAGCATCCGCATCCAGCGCCCGAGCACGCGCAGCGTGTTGACGACGTTGAAGGACTGCGAGCCGCCGCTGACCTGCATCACGGCGAGGGTGCGACCCTGGGTCGGCCGCACCGCGCCGAGCGACAGCGGGATCCAGTCGATCTGGTTCTTGAACACGCCCGTGATCGCCCCGTGCATCTCCGGGCACGACCACACCTGCCCCTCGGACCAGATCGACAGCTCGCGCAGCCGCTGGACCTCCGGGTGATCCTCGAGGTCGGGGGCCTTGATCGGCAGCTTCCCCGGATGGAAGAAGCGCACCTCGCAGCCGAGCGCCTCGAGGACGCGCCCCGCCTCCTCGGCGAGCAGGCGAGAGTAGGAGCGCTCGCGCAGCGATCCGTAGAGCATCAAGATGCGTGGCGGGTCCTGACGGATGGTGAGCGGCGGGAAGGCGGGCTTGGTCAGCGGCGGCGGGTGGCCGTCGTGATGACTCATGTCTTCTCCAGGTGCAGCGGGGAGACGGCAGGGTTGGGGGCGGGGAACCAGCCGCGGGTGCGGTTGGCGAACGCGACGAGCGAGAGCATCACGGGGACCTCGATGAGCACCCCGACCACCGTCGCGAGCGCCGCGCCCGAGGAGAGCCCGAAGAGGCTGATGGCGACGGCGACCGCGAGCTCGAAGAAGTTCGAGGTGCCGATCATCGCCGCGGGCGCCGCGACCGCGAAGGGCAGCTTCAGCACGCGGGCGAGCCCGTAGGCGATGCCGAAGATGCCATAGCTCTGGACCAGGAGCGGGATGGCGAGGAGGAGCACCCGCCCCGGCTGCGCGATGAGGGTCTCGGCCTGGAAGCCGAAGAGCAGCACGACGGTCAGGAGCAGCCCGATGATCGACGTCGGCTGGAGCTTCTTGCGCAGGCGCGCGACCGCGTCGTCGGCCGAGGCAGCGCGGGATCGCGCGAGGTACGCCCGGGTGAGCACGCCGGCCGCGAGCGGCACCACGACGAAGAGCACGACCGAGGCGACGAGGGTGCCCCACGGCACCTGTAGATCCGTGACCCCGAGGAGCAGACCGGCGATGGGGGCGAAGGC from Sandaracinaceae bacterium encodes the following:
- the arsH gene encoding arsenical resistance protein ArsH is translated as MSHHDGHPPPLTKPAFPPLTIRQDPPRILMLYGSLRERSYSRLLAEEAGRVLEALGCEVRFFHPGKLPIKAPDLEDHPEVQRLRELSIWSEGQVWSCPEMHGAITGVFKNQIDWIPLSLGAVRPTQGRTLAVMQVSGGSQSFNVVNTLRVLGRWMRMLTIPNQSSVPKAYDEFHDDGRMKDSPYRDRVVDVMEELYKFTLLTRDIREMLVDRYSERREAAAKAALDADNPKHRIGEQGL
- the arsB gene encoding ACR3 family arsenite efflux transporter, which encodes MGVFERFLSLWVALAIAVGVGLGLLVPAAFEVVASLEWASVNFVVAVLIWLMIYPMMLGVDPSCLSDVRKNPKGLVLTLVVNWLIKPFTMAGLGVLFFHHVFAGLVPPEDAAQYVAGMILLGVAPCTAMVFVWSHLTRGDANYTLVQVSVNDIVLVFAFAPIAGLLLGVTDLQVPWGTLVASVVLFVVVPLAAGVLTRAYLARSRAASADDAVARLRKKLQPTSIIGLLLTVVLLFGFQAETLIAQPGRVLLLAIPLLVQSYGIFGIAYGLARVLKLPFAVAAPAAMIGTSNFFELAVAVAISLFGLSSGAALATVVGVLIEVPVMLSLVAFANRTRGWFPAPNPAVSPLHLEKT